A genome region from bacterium includes the following:
- the deoC gene encoding deoxyribose-phosphate aldolase: MKTGSPPRERVSTPPEVQETAGPGWGFIGRIGRKALAWALDGAALNSTVTSVELADYLDRCASAGIRAVCVLPRHLAEARARIDDRGFPLYLCGVVDFPLGVRPAPEKEAEAGRLIAAGADELDAVMNLDLLRAGRCGEVLEDLRRLRAVAGPRVLKIIIETPLLTNDQKAQAAELCIEADVDCVKTSTGCHGPTKTADVRLVREVVGSELDIKAAGGIRTLDDTARFFEAGANRIGASTAPDIMAEFDRTRERESDGLDI; this comes from the coding sequence ATGAAGACGGGCAGTCCACCGAGGGAAAGGGTTAGCACCCCCCCGGAGGTCCAGGAGACGGCGGGGCCGGGTTGGGGGTTCATCGGGCGCATCGGCCGGAAAGCCCTGGCCTGGGCTCTGGACGGAGCCGCGCTGAACTCCACCGTCACCTCGGTCGAGCTCGCGGACTACCTGGACCGGTGCGCTTCGGCGGGCATCCGGGCGGTGTGCGTCCTGCCCCGCCACCTGGCCGAGGCGCGCGCCAGGATTGACGACCGCGGATTCCCGCTCTACCTCTGCGGGGTGGTGGATTTCCCCCTCGGCGTCCGGCCCGCGCCCGAGAAGGAGGCCGAGGCCGGACGGCTCATCGCCGCGGGGGCCGACGAGCTGGACGCCGTGATGAACCTGGATCTCCTGCGCGCCGGGCGGTGCGGGGAGGTTCTGGAGGATCTGCGGCGGCTCAGGGCGGTGGCCGGCCCGAGGGTTTTGAAAATCATCATCGAAACGCCGCTTTTGACCAATGACCAGAAGGCCCAGGCGGCGGAGCTGTGCATCGAGGCCGACGTGGACTGCGTGAAGACCTCCACCGGTTGCCACGGGCCCACGAAAACCGCCGACGTGCGGCTGGTCCGGGAGGTCGTCGGCTCGGAGCTGGACATCAAAGCCGCGGGCGGCATTCGGACCCTGGACGACACGGCGCGCTTCTTCGAGGCCGGGGCGAACCGCATCGGCGCTTCCACGGCCCCCGACATCATGGCCGAGTTCGACCGCACACGGGAACGAGAATCGGATGGACTCGACATTTAA
- a CDS encoding WYL domain-containing protein: protein MPPRPLNKTALRRLLEIDRLVRSGSGPTTEGLAEHFEVTERTIYRDLAYLRDQLNAPLAYARGDDYKSGYRYTDPAYVLPANFLRRAEVTGALLAGKLVAQSPGQPRGAAFAGLVERLKDLLDARELSVIESEVSAFDYAARRVWRVDPRIVEAAGAALRRRRRIQADLFVPGADENPDVGENWRRFAFEIFRICNLDGAWYILGRDVDSSERTAVPLARLKGFRELSERYSVPADFSLADALADAFGFRLDSPGYRVQLLFHGRAAHLVAEREWHPSQRMAFQPDGSLRLTLRTANLGELARWLAGFPGEVRVEAPEELRRLVVGNARRLLEDNEPEP, encoded by the coding sequence ATGCCGCCCAGACCCCTGAACAAGACCGCCCTGCGGCGCCTCTTGGAGATTGACCGGCTGGTGCGCTCGGGGAGCGGCCCGACCACCGAGGGCCTCGCCGAGCACTTCGAGGTGACCGAGCGGACCATCTACCGGGACCTGGCCTACCTGCGCGACCAGCTCAACGCGCCGCTGGCCTACGCCCGCGGCGACGACTACAAGAGCGGCTACCGGTACACCGATCCGGCGTACGTGCTGCCGGCCAACTTCCTGCGCCGCGCCGAGGTGACCGGAGCCCTGCTGGCGGGGAAGCTGGTCGCCCAGTCCCCCGGCCAGCCGCGAGGCGCCGCCTTCGCCGGTCTCGTCGAGCGACTGAAGGACCTGCTGGACGCCCGGGAGCTCTCGGTCATCGAGAGCGAGGTGTCCGCGTTCGATTACGCCGCGCGCCGCGTCTGGCGCGTGGACCCGCGCATCGTCGAGGCCGCCGGGGCGGCTCTGCGCCGGAGAAGGAGAATCCAGGCCGACCTCTTCGTCCCCGGCGCGGACGAGAACCCCGACGTCGGCGAAAACTGGCGACGCTTCGCCTTCGAGATTTTCCGTATCTGCAACCTGGACGGCGCCTGGTATATCTTGGGGCGCGACGTGGACTCCAGCGAGCGGACGGCGGTCCCCCTGGCGCGGCTCAAGGGGTTCCGCGAGCTGTCCGAGCGCTACTCGGTGCCGGCCGATTTCAGCCTCGCCGACGCCCTGGCCGATGCCTTCGGCTTCCGGCTGGACTCGCCGGGGTACCGGGTTCAGCTTCTATTCCACGGCCGGGCGGCCCACCTGGTGGCCGAACGCGAGTGGCACCCCAGCCAGCGGATGGCCTTCCAGCCCGACGGATCCCTGCGGCTCACCCTGCGCACCGCGAACCTCGGCGAGTTGGCCCGGTGGCTGGCCGGTTTTCCGGGGGAGGTCCGCGTCGAGGCTCCCGAGGAGCTGCGCCGTCTGGTCGTCGGCAACGCCCGGAGGCTCCTGGAGGACAACGAACCCGAACCATGA
- a CDS encoding DUF1844 domain-containing protein has translation MTQDSGTHDANFLGLVYSLYQSAMIQMGKLAHPETGGVERDLPAARVSIDLLETLAHKTRGNLSESEDKLLKNMLTDLRLNYVGEAEKDDKPMEPAAEEPAADEDGQSTEGKG, from the coding sequence ATGACCCAGGATTCAGGCACGCACGACGCCAACTTCCTCGGGCTGGTGTACAGCCTCTACCAGTCGGCGATGATTCAGATGGGCAAGCTGGCCCACCCGGAGACGGGCGGGGTGGAGCGCGACCTCCCGGCCGCCCGCGTCTCCATTGACCTCTTGGAGACCCTCGCCCACAAGACCCGGGGCAACCTTTCCGAGAGCGAGGACAAGCTCCTGAAGAACATGCTCACCGATCTCCGCCTGAACTACGTGGGCGAGGCGGAGAAGGACGACAAACCGATGGAACCCGCGGCGGAGGAACCGGCGGCAGATGAAGACGGGCAGTCCACCGAGGGAAAGGGTTAG